A genomic window from Nicotiana sylvestris chromosome 11, ASM39365v2, whole genome shotgun sequence includes:
- the LOC138881304 gene encoding uncharacterized protein, with the protein MVTPDWSQPFEIMCNASNVAVGAIMGQRKDKMFRHLYYERRTLNNAQVNYATTENELFAVVFAFDKFRSYLMGSKVIPTFFLVDKLPRDLSRNQSRKLQAICCTAVQVYDNTQIRTTYHAQTSGKVEVANRKFKRILEKTASTSRKDCSVKLDEALWAYKTALKTTVGISLFKLVYEKSFYLLVEIEHKAYWAIKMLNLVVSRAGEHMLAQMNELEEFRQDTYENA; encoded by the exons atggTGACACCCGATTGGAGCCAGCCATTTGAGATAATGTGTAATGCTAGTAATGTAGCTGTGGGGGCAATTATGGGGCAAAGAAAAGATAAGATGTTTAGGCACCTCTACTATGAAAGGAGGACGTTGAATAACGCTCAAGTCAACTATGCCACTACTGAGAATGAGTTATTTGCTGTGGTATTTGCTTTTGACAAGTTTAGATCATATTTGATGGGGAGTAAAGTGATT CCAACTTTTTTTCTAGTGGATAAGTTGCCTCGTGATCTCTCTCGTAATCAAAGTAGGAAGCTTCAAG CAATTTGCTGCACTGCTGTCCAAGTATATGATAACACACAAATTAGAACCACGTACCATGCTCAAACTAGTGGGAAAGTTGAAGTGGCTAACCGTAAGTTTAAACGAATTCTTGAAAAAACAGCTAGTACTTCTCGTAAAGATTGTTCTGTGAAGTTGGatgaagctctatgggcataCAAAACTGCGTTAAAAACAACCGTAGGGATTTCACTGTTCAAATTAGTGTATGAAAAATCATTTTATCTACTTGTTGAGATAGAACATAAGGCTTATTGGGCAATTAAGATGCTTAATCTTGTTGTTAGTCGTGCAGGTGAACACATGTTGGCGCAGATGAACGAATTGGAGGAGTTTAGACAAGACACATATGAAAATgcatga